One Microcebus murinus isolate Inina chromosome 7, M.murinus_Inina_mat1.0, whole genome shotgun sequence genomic region harbors:
- the SHARPIN gene encoding sharpin isoform X2 encodes MAPPAGGAAADSDPGSAAVFLAVHAAVRPLGSGPDAEAQLRRLQLSADPERPGRFRLELLGAGPGAVSLEWPLESVSYTIRGPIQHELQPPPGGPGTLSLHFLNSQDAQRWAALVRSATMEGQNGSGSSTPALGLETYPASLPSPTETTTLKALQPEADLSQSPGDLMEKEDLAGRLAQAIAGGDKKGAAQAAAIMAQHHNALSVQLQEACFPPGPIRLQVTLEDAASATSSASSAHVVLQVYPRCTIAALQEQVFSEFGFPPAVQRWIIGQCLCVPERSLASYGVWQDGDPAYLYLLSAPREAPGCSPQHPQKVDGELEHLFPPSMVLLQSLQPATSSLPSPHQVGKGPARLALSFLYLHQHPKPPWL; translated from the exons ATGGCGCCGCCCGCGGGAGGGGCGGCGGCCGACTCGGACCCAGGCTCGGCCGCAGTGTTCCTTGCTGTGCACGCCGCAGTGAGGCCGCTGGGCTCCGGGCCAGACGCGGAGGCGCAGCTGAGGAGGCTGCAGCTGAGCGCAGACCCCGAGCGGCCGGGGCGTTTCCGGCTGGAGTTGCTGGGCGCGGGCCCCGGGGCG GTCAGTTTGGAGTGGCCCTTGGAGTCCGTCTCTTACACCATCCGCGGCCCCATCCAGCATGAGCTGCAGCCTCCACCAGGAGGGCCTGGAACCCTCAGCCTGCACTTCCTCAACTCTCAGGACGCTCAGCGGTGGGCAGCCCTGGTCCGAAGTGCCACCATGGAGGGACAGAATG GCAGTGGCAGCTCAACACCAGCCCTGGGCCTAGAAACATACCCTGCTTCCCTGCCCAGTCCCACTGAAACTACGACACTCAAGGCCCTGCAACCTGAGGCAGATCTTTCCCAGAGCCCTGGGGACTTGATGGAGAAAG AAGACCTGGCGGGGCGCCTGGCCCAGGCCATTGCAGGTGGGGACAAGAAGGGGGCAGCCCAAGCTGCAGCCATCATGGCCCAGCATCACAATGCCCTTAGTGTCCAGCTCCAGGAGGCCTGCTTCCCACCTGGTCCCATTAG GTTGCAGGTCACACTTGAAGATGCAGCATCTGCTACATCCTCTGCATCCTCTGCTCACGTTGTGCTGCAGGTCTACCCCCGCTGTACCATTGCAGCCCTCCAGGAGCAG GTGTTTTCTGAGTTCGGTTTCCCACCAGCTGTGCAACGCTGGATCATCGGGcagtgcctgtgtgtgcctgagcGCAGCCTTGCCTCCTATGGGGTATGGCAGGATGGGGACCCTGCTTACCTCTACTTGCTTTCAGCCCCTCGAGAAGCCCCAG GATGCAGCCCTCAGCACCCCCAGAAGGTGGATGGGGAACTAGAACACTTGTTTCCCCCATCAATGGTACTGCTTCAATCCCTCCAGCCAGCCacctccagcctccccagcccccatcaGGTGGGCAAGGGACCAG CTCGGCTGGCCCTGTCCTTCCTGTACCTTCATCAACACCCCAAGCCGCCCTGGCTGTGA
- the GPAA1 gene encoding GPI-anchor transamidase component GPAA1: MGLLSDPVRRRALARLVLRLNAPLCMLSYVAGIAWFLALAFPPLTQRTYMSENAMGSTMVEEQFVGGDRARSFARDFAAHRRKSGALPVAWLERTMRSVGLEVYTQSFSRKLPFPDETHERYMVSGTNVYGILRAPRAASTESLVFTVPCGSDSTNSQAVGLLLALAAHFRGQIYWAKDIIFLVTEHDLLGTEAWLEAYHDVNVTGMQSSPLQGRAGAIQAAVALELSSDVVTSLDVSVEGLNGQLPNLDLLNLFQTFCQKGGLLCTLQGKLQPQDWTSLDGPLQGLQTLLLMVLQQASGRPHGPHGLFLRYRVEALTLRGINSFRQYKYDLVAVGKALEGMFRKLNHLLERLHQSFFLYLLPALSRFVSIGLYMPAAGFLLLVLGLKALELWMQLHEAGVGLEAGEGPGPSAALPAAQGVGLASLVAPVLVSQAMGLALYVLPVLSQHMATEHFPVGEAEAVVLTLLAIYVAGLALPHNTHWVVSTQAPDRGWMALKLVALIYLALQLGCIALTNFSLGFLLAATMVPAATLTEPHGPRPLYAALLVLTSPAATLLGSLFLWRELQEAPLSIAEGWQLFLSSLAQGVLEHYTYGALLFPLLALGLYPCWLLFWNVLFWK, translated from the exons ATGGGCCTCCTGTCGGACCCGGTGCGCCGGCGCGCGCTCGCCCGCCTCGTGCTGCGCCTCAACGCGCCGCTCTG CATGCTGAGCTACGTGGCGGGCATCGCCTGGTTCTTGGCGCTGGCTTTCCCGCCGCTGACCCAGCGCACTTACATGTCGGAGAACGCCATGGGCTCCACTATGGTGGAGGAGCAGTTTGTGGGCGGAGACCGTGCCCGGAGCTTTGCTCGGGACTTCGCTGCCCACCGCAGGAAGTCGGG GGCTCTGCCAGTGGCCTGGCTGGAGCGGACGATGCGATCAGTTGGGCTGGAGGTCTACACACAGAGTTTCTCCCGGAAACTGCCTTTCCCAGATGAAACGCATGAACGCTAT ATGGTGTCAGGCACCAACGTGTACGGCATTCTGCGGGCCCCCCGTGCTGCTAGCACTGAGTCTCTCGTGTTCACCGTGCCCTGTGGCTCTGACTCTACCAACAGCCAGGCTGTGGGGCTGCTGCTGGCACTGGCTGCCCACTTCCGGG GACAGATTTACTGGGCCAAAGATATCATTTTCCTGGTGACAGAACATGACCTTCTGGGCACTGAGGCGTGGCTTGAAGCCTACCATGATGTCAATGTGACTG GCATGCAGTCGTCTCCATtgcagggccgggctggggccATCCAGGCCGCCGTGGCCCTGGAGCTGAGCAGTGATGTGGTCACCAGCCTCGATGTGTCTGTGGAAGGCCTCAACGGGCAGTTGCCCAACCTTGACCTGCTCAACCTCTTCCAGACCTTCTGCCAGAAAGGGGGGTTGTTGTGCACATTGCAGGGCAAG CTGCAGCCCCAGGACTGGACATCACTGGATGGGCCACTGCAGGGCCTGCAGACACTGCTGCTCATGGTTCTGCAGCAGGCCTCTGGCCGCCCCCACGGTCCCCACGGCCTCTTCCTGCGCTACCGCGTGGAGGCCCTAACCCTGCGTGGCATCAATAGTTTTCGCCAGTACAAGTATGACCTCGTGGCTGTGGGCAA GGCTTTGGAGGGCATGTTCCGGAAGCTCAACCACCTCCTAGAGCGCCTGCACCAGTCCTTCTTCCTCTACCTACTCCCTGCTCTATCCCGCTTTGTCTCCATCGGCCTCTACATGCCCGCCGCTGGCTTCTTGCTCCTGGTCCTTGGTCTGAAG GCTTTGGAACTGTGGATGCAACTACATGAGGCCGGAGTGGGCCTTGAGGCTGGGGAAGGGCCTGGACCCAGTGCCGCCCTCCCTGCAGCACAG GGTGTGGGGCTGGCCTCGCTTGTGGCACCTGTGCTGGTCTCTCAGGCCATGGGACTGGCCCTCTACGTCCTGCCAGTGCTGAGTCAACACATGGCCACCGAACACTTCCCAGTGGGCGAGGCTGAGGCCGTGGTGCTGACGCTGCTGGCAATTTATGTGGCTGGCCTGGCCCTTCCCCACAATACCCACTG GGTGGTGAGCACACAGGCCCCAGACAGGGGCTGGATGGCACTAAAGCTGGTGGCCCTGATCTACTTAGCACTACAGCTGGGCTGCATTGCCCTTACCAACTTCTCACTGGGCTTCCTTCTCGCTGCCACTATGGTGCCTGCTGCTACACTCACCGAGCCTCATGGACCCCG GCCCCTCTATGCTGCTCTGCTGGTACTGACGAGCCCAGCAGCCACACTCTTGGGCAGCCTGTTCCTGTGGCGGGAGCTGCAGGAGGCACCGCTGTCGATAGCCGAAGGCTGGCAGCTCTTTCTGTCGTCACTGGCCCAGGGTGTCCTGGAGCACTACACCTACGGTGCCCTGCTCTTCCCACTGCTGGCCCTGGGTCTCTACCCCTGCTGGCTGCTCTTCTGGAATGTACTCTTCTGGAAGTGA
- the MAF1 gene encoding repressor of RNA polymerase III transcription MAF1 homolog isoform X2 — protein MKLLENSSFEAINSQLTVETGDAHIIGRIESYSCKMAGDDKHMFKQFCQEGQPHVLEALSPPQTSGLSPNRLSKSQGGEDEGPLSDKCSRKTLFYLIATLNESFRPDYDFSTARSHEFSREPSLSWVVNAVNCSLFSAVREDFKALKPQLWNAVDEEICLAECDIYSYNPDLDSDPFGEDGSLWSFNYFFYNKRLKRIVFFSCRSIRVPVMCM, from the exons ATGAAGCTGTTGGAGAACTCGAGCTTTGAGGCTATCAATTCGCAGCTGACTGTGGAGACTGGAGATGCCCACATCATTGGCAG GATTGAGAGCTACTCATGTAAGATGGCAGGAGACGACAAACATATGTTCAAGCAGTTCTGCCAGGAGGGCCAGCCCCACGTGCTGGAGGCACtttccccaccccagacctccgGCCTTAGCCCCAACAG actgagcaagagccaaGGTGGTGAGGACGAGGGCCCCCTTAGTGACAAGTGCAGCCGCAAGACCCTCTTCTACCTGATTGCCACACTCAACGAGTCCTTCAGGCCTGACTATGACTTCAGCACAGCTCGCAGCCATGAGTTCAGCCGGGAGCCCAGCCTCAGTTGG GTGGTGAATGCAGTCAATTGCAGTCTGTTCTCTGCTGTGCGAGAGGACTTCAAGGCCCTGAAGCCACAGCTATGGAATGCAGTGGATGAGGAGATCTGCTTGGCAGAATGTGATATCTATAG CTATAACCCAGACCTAGACTCAGACCCCTTTGGGGAGGATGGAAGCCTTTGGTCCTTCAACTACTTTTTCTACAACAAGCGCCTCAAACGAATTGTCTTCTTCAGCTGTCGTTCCATCAG GGTCCCAGTGATGTGTATGTGA
- the SHARPIN gene encoding sharpin isoform X3, producing the protein MAPPAGGAAADSDPGSAAVFLAVHAAVRPLGSGPDAEAQLRRLQLSADPERPGRFRLELLGAGPGAVSLEWPLESVSYTIRGPIQHELQPPPGGPGTLSLHFLNSQDAQRWAALVRSATMEGQNGSGSSTPALGLETYPASLPSPTETTTLKALQPEADLSQSPGDLMEKEDLAGRLAQAIAGGDKKGAAQAAAIMAQHHNALSVQLQEACFPPGPIRLQVTLEDAASATSSASSAHVVLQVYPRCTIAALQEQLCNAGSSGSACVCLSAALPPMGYGRMGTLLTSTCFQPLEKPQDAALSTPRRWMGN; encoded by the exons ATGGCGCCGCCCGCGGGAGGGGCGGCGGCCGACTCGGACCCAGGCTCGGCCGCAGTGTTCCTTGCTGTGCACGCCGCAGTGAGGCCGCTGGGCTCCGGGCCAGACGCGGAGGCGCAGCTGAGGAGGCTGCAGCTGAGCGCAGACCCCGAGCGGCCGGGGCGTTTCCGGCTGGAGTTGCTGGGCGCGGGCCCCGGGGCG GTCAGTTTGGAGTGGCCCTTGGAGTCCGTCTCTTACACCATCCGCGGCCCCATCCAGCATGAGCTGCAGCCTCCACCAGGAGGGCCTGGAACCCTCAGCCTGCACTTCCTCAACTCTCAGGACGCTCAGCGGTGGGCAGCCCTGGTCCGAAGTGCCACCATGGAGGGACAGAATG GCAGTGGCAGCTCAACACCAGCCCTGGGCCTAGAAACATACCCTGCTTCCCTGCCCAGTCCCACTGAAACTACGACACTCAAGGCCCTGCAACCTGAGGCAGATCTTTCCCAGAGCCCTGGGGACTTGATGGAGAAAG AAGACCTGGCGGGGCGCCTGGCCCAGGCCATTGCAGGTGGGGACAAGAAGGGGGCAGCCCAAGCTGCAGCCATCATGGCCCAGCATCACAATGCCCTTAGTGTCCAGCTCCAGGAGGCCTGCTTCCCACCTGGTCCCATTAG GTTGCAGGTCACACTTGAAGATGCAGCATCTGCTACATCCTCTGCATCCTCTGCTCACGTTGTGCTGCAGGTCTACCCCCGCTGTACCATTGCAGCCCTCCAGGAGCAG CTGTGCAACGCTGGATCATCGGGcagtgcctgtgtgtgcctgagcGCAGCCTTGCCTCCTATGGGGTATGGCAGGATGGGGACCCTGCTTACCTCTACTTGCTTTCAGCCCCTCGAGAAGCCCCAG GATGCAGCCCTCAGCACCCCCAGAAGGTGGATGGGGAACTAG
- the MAF1 gene encoding repressor of RNA polymerase III transcription MAF1 homolog isoform X1 has translation MKLLENSSFEAINSQLTVETGDAHIIGRIESYSCKMAGDDKHMFKQFCQEGQPHVLEALSPPQTSGLSPNRLSKSQGGEDEGPLSDKCSRKTLFYLIATLNESFRPDYDFSTARSHEFSREPSLSWVVNAVNCSLFSAVREDFKALKPQLWNAVDEEICLAECDIYSYNPDLDSDPFGEDGSLWSFNYFFYNKRLKRIVFFSCRSISGSTYTPSEAGNELDMELGEEVEEEGGGSEGGAEDTSTKEDRVPVMCM, from the exons ATGAAGCTGTTGGAGAACTCGAGCTTTGAGGCTATCAATTCGCAGCTGACTGTGGAGACTGGAGATGCCCACATCATTGGCAG GATTGAGAGCTACTCATGTAAGATGGCAGGAGACGACAAACATATGTTCAAGCAGTTCTGCCAGGAGGGCCAGCCCCACGTGCTGGAGGCACtttccccaccccagacctccgGCCTTAGCCCCAACAG actgagcaagagccaaGGTGGTGAGGACGAGGGCCCCCTTAGTGACAAGTGCAGCCGCAAGACCCTCTTCTACCTGATTGCCACACTCAACGAGTCCTTCAGGCCTGACTATGACTTCAGCACAGCTCGCAGCCATGAGTTCAGCCGGGAGCCCAGCCTCAGTTGG GTGGTGAATGCAGTCAATTGCAGTCTGTTCTCTGCTGTGCGAGAGGACTTCAAGGCCCTGAAGCCACAGCTATGGAATGCAGTGGATGAGGAGATCTGCTTGGCAGAATGTGATATCTATAG CTATAACCCAGACCTAGACTCAGACCCCTTTGGGGAGGATGGAAGCCTTTGGTCCTTCAACTACTTTTTCTACAACAAGCGCCTCAAACGAATTGTCTTCTTCAGCTGTCGTTCCATCAG tggCTCCACCTACACACCCTCAGAGGCAGGCAATGAGCTGGACATGGAATTGGgggaggaagtggaggaagaAGGCGGAGGCAGTGAGGGCGGGGCCGAGGACACCAGCACCAAGGAGGACAG GGTCCCAGTGATGTGTATGTGA
- the CYC1 gene encoding cytochrome c1, heme protein, mitochondrial, whose protein sequence is MAAAATSLRWAVLGPRGSGLPGARVPGLLCRARPGQLPLRTPQAVSLSSKSGLSRGRKVMLSALGMLAAGGAGLAMALHSAVSASDLELHAPSYPWSHRGLLSSLDHTSIRRGFQVYKQVCSSCHSMDYVAYRHLVGVCYTEDEAKALAEEVEVQDGPNEDGEMFMRPGKLSDYFPKPYPNPEAARAANNGALPPDLSYIVRARHGGEDYVFSLLTGYCEPPTGVSLREGLYFNPYFPGQAIGMAPPIYTEVLEFDDGTPATMSQVAKDVCTFLRWASEPEHDHRKRMGLKMLMMMGLLLPLVYAMKRHKWSVLKSRKLAYRPPK, encoded by the exons ATGGCGGCAGCAGCGACTTCGCTTCGCTGGGCGGTGCTGGGCCCGCGGGGCTCGGGACTCCCGGGCGCACGTGTCCCGGGTCTACTGTGTCGCGCGCGGCCCGGGCAGCTGCCGCTGCGGACTCCTCAG GCAGTATCCTTGTCGTCGAAGTCTGGCCTTTCCCGCGGCCGGAAGGTGATGCTGTCAGCGCTCGGCATGCTGGCGGCAGGGGGTGCAGGGCTGGCCATGGCTCTGCATTCTGCTGTGAGTGCCAGTGACCTGGAGCTGCACGCCCCCAGCTATCCGTGGTCTCACCGTGGACTCCTCTCTTCCTTGGACCACACCAG CATCCGGAGGGGTTTCCAGGTATATAAGCAGGTGTGCTCCTCCTGCCACAGCATGGACTACGTTGCGTACCGCCACCTGGTGGGCGTGTGCTACACGGAGGATGAAGCTAAGGCGCTGGCTGAGGAG GTGGAGGTTCAGGATGGCCCCAACGAGGATGGGGAGATGTTCATGCGTCCAGGGAAGCTGTCTGACTACTTCCCCAAACCATACCCCAACCCTGAGGCTGCTCGAGCTGCTAACAATGGAGCATTGCCCCCTGACCTCAGCTACATCGTGCGAGCTAG GCACGGTGGTGAGGACTACGTCTTCTCCCTGCTCACTGGCTACTGTGAACCACCCACTGGGGTGTCGCTGCGAGAAGGCCTCTACTTCAACCCCTACTTTCCTGGCCAGGCCATCGGCATGGCCCCTCCCATCTACACTGAGGTCCTGGAGTTTGATGATG GCACCCCAGCTACCATGTCCCAGGTAGCCAAGGACGTGTGCACCTTCCTGCGCTGGGCATCTGAGCCAGAACATGACCATCGCAAACGCATGGGGCTAAAG ATGTTGATGATGATGGGCTTGCTGCTACCCCTGGTCTACGCCATGAAGCGGCATAAGTGGTCAGTCCTGAAGAGTCGGAAGCTGGCATATCGGCCACCCAAGTGA
- the SHARPIN gene encoding sharpin isoform X1: MAPPAGGAAADSDPGSAAVFLAVHAAVRPLGSGPDAEAQLRRLQLSADPERPGRFRLELLGAGPGAVSLEWPLESVSYTIRGPIQHELQPPPGGPGTLSLHFLNSQDAQRWAALVRSATMEGQNGSGSSTPALGLETYPASLPSPTETTTLKALQPEADLSQSPGDLMEKEDLAGRLAQAIAGGDKKGAAQAAAIMAQHHNALSVQLQEACFPPGPIRLQVTLEDAASATSSASSAHVVLQVYPRCTIAALQEQVFSEFGFPPAVQRWIIGQCLCVPERSLASYGVWQDGDPAYLYLLSAPREAPGCSPQHPQKVDGELEHLFPPSMVLLQSLQPATSSLPSPHQLGWPCPSCTFINTPSRPGCEMCSTQRPCTWDSLPAAST, encoded by the exons ATGGCGCCGCCCGCGGGAGGGGCGGCGGCCGACTCGGACCCAGGCTCGGCCGCAGTGTTCCTTGCTGTGCACGCCGCAGTGAGGCCGCTGGGCTCCGGGCCAGACGCGGAGGCGCAGCTGAGGAGGCTGCAGCTGAGCGCAGACCCCGAGCGGCCGGGGCGTTTCCGGCTGGAGTTGCTGGGCGCGGGCCCCGGGGCG GTCAGTTTGGAGTGGCCCTTGGAGTCCGTCTCTTACACCATCCGCGGCCCCATCCAGCATGAGCTGCAGCCTCCACCAGGAGGGCCTGGAACCCTCAGCCTGCACTTCCTCAACTCTCAGGACGCTCAGCGGTGGGCAGCCCTGGTCCGAAGTGCCACCATGGAGGGACAGAATG GCAGTGGCAGCTCAACACCAGCCCTGGGCCTAGAAACATACCCTGCTTCCCTGCCCAGTCCCACTGAAACTACGACACTCAAGGCCCTGCAACCTGAGGCAGATCTTTCCCAGAGCCCTGGGGACTTGATGGAGAAAG AAGACCTGGCGGGGCGCCTGGCCCAGGCCATTGCAGGTGGGGACAAGAAGGGGGCAGCCCAAGCTGCAGCCATCATGGCCCAGCATCACAATGCCCTTAGTGTCCAGCTCCAGGAGGCCTGCTTCCCACCTGGTCCCATTAG GTTGCAGGTCACACTTGAAGATGCAGCATCTGCTACATCCTCTGCATCCTCTGCTCACGTTGTGCTGCAGGTCTACCCCCGCTGTACCATTGCAGCCCTCCAGGAGCAG GTGTTTTCTGAGTTCGGTTTCCCACCAGCTGTGCAACGCTGGATCATCGGGcagtgcctgtgtgtgcctgagcGCAGCCTTGCCTCCTATGGGGTATGGCAGGATGGGGACCCTGCTTACCTCTACTTGCTTTCAGCCCCTCGAGAAGCCCCAG GATGCAGCCCTCAGCACCCCCAGAAGGTGGATGGGGAACTAGAACACTTGTTTCCCCCATCAATGGTACTGCTTCAATCCCTCCAGCCAGCCacctccagcctccccagcccccatcaG CTCGGCTGGCCCTGTCCTTCCTGTACCTTCATCAACACCCCAAGCCGCCCTGGCTGTGAGATGTGTAGCACCCAAAGGCCCTGCACTTGGGACTCCCTTCCAGCAGCTTCTACCTAG